A genomic region of Plasmodium malariae genome assembly, chromosome: 14 contains the following coding sequences:
- the PmUG01_14043200 gene encoding conserved Plasmodium protein, unknown function: MSTATQLGISEREYEEALAVEKLFFISSRERCNYCNNGKSTFVDTYNYEFLCDKCSYKSKHKKKIGEDSISYYDVQKLERKFGDASSSYNNNNSSNYNNYYNNKHSRKSNNHHHHHHHDKKGKSKSRHSSSKKYVEELSNDDNSSSYSYEGKSRREKKKKKEREKYREKDREKDRGSDRDRKKDKYNSNSSNNHSNKDKYYSKKKKKSVESNDDFDDDFCLNDYYDHTTPGMMGIMNSNNLNSSDFTKNCSILDSNFQDFDNNNGSGSHINYNQMNDNNFSDFNAVSNNNISHTNNLSFDHPHFTNDNYSNSKYMNTPNNELVNLNNNPLSLDDFNPMHFKSSRNFSNNFNMQMSDEMELNKVKYSNNINGSTSSSRNNNISNCNSNKVSLHAYDPFDSGISSAHNDKSRYSHNNRSSHSNNNIVDNLNYFNNLNFPSNTHQNSMNNRLYILNKRNSLNPSFPQSNNSNSLYNQYSLGTNPYALSKQNMINGKMLYDNNKNYNTNNKNITSFMLNSSHMSKSNSNNNMNNINNCGLDPLDSNMNNLFSYCKHNNINELKTWKNDGNTHINNKNNNNNNNSMYNSDFSPVTVSDKNPFSLQNIISNTKNKDSPSYTNSLADDMYRNLYK, encoded by the coding sequence ATGTCAACAGCTACACAGTTGGGGATATCAGAAAGAGAATATGAAGAAGCTTTAGCtgtagaaaaattatttttcatatccTCAAGAGAAAGATGtaattattgtaataatGGAAAATCAACGTTTGttgatacatataattatgaatttttatgtgataaatgttcatataaaagtaaacacaaaaaaaagattgGAGAAGATTCTATAAGCTATTATGATGTTCAAAAATTAGAGCGCAAATTTGGGGATGCTTCTTCAAgttataataacaataatagtagtaattataacaattattataataataaacatagTCGAAAGTCAAATAATCATCATCATCACCACCATCatgataaaaaaggaaaatcaAAAAGTAGACATTCATCaagcaaaaaatatgtaGAAGAACTTtcaaatgatgataataGTTCCTCATATTCATATGAGGGAAAATCAAgaagagaaaagaaaaaaaaaaaagaaagagaaaaatatagagAAAAGGATAGAGAAAAAGATAGAGGTAGTGATAGGgacagaaaaaaagataaatataacagtaatagtagtaataatcatagtaataaagataaatattatagtaaaaagaaaaaaaaaagtgtcgAATCCAATGATGACTTTGATGATGATTTTTGTCTAAATGATTATTATGATCATACCACCCCTGGTATGATGGGAATTATGAATTCAAATAACTTGAACAGTTCAGATTTTACTAAAAACTGTAGTATCTTGGATAGCAATTTTCAAGattttgataataataatggttCTGGTAGTCATATAAACTATAATCAGAtgaatgataataattttagcGATTTTAACGCAgtcagtaataataatataagtcatactaataatttatcttttGATCATCCGCATTTTACTAATGATAATTATagtaattcaaaatatatgaacactCCAAATAATGAATTAGTCAATCTTAATAATAATCCCTTATCGCTGGACGATTTTAATCCTATGCATTTCAAAAGTAGTAggaatttttcaaataactTTAACATGCAAATGAGTGATGAGATGGAATTAAATAAAGTCAAATACAGTAACAATATAAATGGTAGTACTAGCAGTAgtagaaataataacattagtaattgtaatagtaataaagtAAGCTTGCATGCGTACGATCCGTTTGATAGCGGCATTAGTTCCGCACACAATGACAAAAGTAGATACAGTCATAATAATCGTAGTAGtcatagtaataataatattgtgGACAACTTAAATTACTTTAACAATTTGAATTTTCCTAGTAACACTCATCAAAACAGTATGAACaatagattatatatattgaacaAAAGGAATTCGTTAAATCCCAGTTTTCCTCAAAGTAATAATTCCAATTCATTATACAACCAATACTCATTGGGGACAAATCCATATGCGTTAAGTAaacaaaatatgataaatggaaaaatgctttacgataataataagaattataacacgaataataaaaatatcactTCTTTTATGTTAAACAGTAGTCATATGAGCAAATcgaatagtaataataatatgaataatattaataattgtgGTCTAGACCCACTAGATTCAAATATGAACAACTTGTTTAGCTATTGTAAgcacaataatataaatgagcTAAAAACATGGAAGAATGATGGTAACAcgcatattaataataagaacaataataataataataatagtatgtATAACTCAGATTTTTCACCTGTTACTGTATCGGATAAAAACCCATTCTCCCTTCAGAATATTATatcaaatacaaaaaataaagattcaCCCAGTTACACTAATTCTTTAGCGGATGATATGTATAGGAActtatataagtaa